Proteins co-encoded in one Xanthomonas campestris pv. badrii genomic window:
- a CDS encoding prolyl oligopeptidase family serine peptidase: MILRCVVLGLLALVLAGCSSMGEHRQDGRSGHFVSRTLQMEGRLYRYQVFVPAAKAARPLPIVLFLHGSGERGDNGRDQAEVGVGPYLSEHTARFPALVVLPQVPDNEEWMGINARMAIAALDAASAEFAADPQRTYLTGISMGGYGAWEIGLMQPQRFAAIVPICGALKAPRDERRTLYVSLVAKEADPYTAAVTQLRHVPIWTFHGAKDTSVPPHDDRALYRAAKGVGANLRYSEYPEGNHNVWDATYADPAMWEWMFKQRLR; encoded by the coding sequence GTGATCTTACGTTGCGTCGTACTTGGACTGCTTGCGCTGGTGCTTGCCGGCTGCTCCAGCATGGGTGAGCATCGACAGGATGGCCGCAGCGGCCACTTCGTCAGCCGCACCTTGCAGATGGAAGGCCGGCTGTATCGCTATCAGGTGTTCGTCCCGGCTGCCAAGGCGGCGCGGCCGTTGCCGATCGTGTTGTTCCTGCATGGTTCGGGCGAACGCGGCGACAACGGACGCGACCAGGCCGAGGTCGGAGTAGGCCCCTACCTGAGCGAACACACCGCCCGGTTTCCAGCGCTGGTGGTGTTGCCGCAGGTGCCCGACAACGAAGAATGGATGGGCATCAACGCGCGCATGGCCATCGCCGCGCTGGATGCTGCCAGCGCCGAGTTCGCTGCCGACCCGCAGCGCACGTATCTGACCGGCATCTCGATGGGCGGTTACGGCGCATGGGAAATCGGCCTGATGCAGCCACAGCGCTTTGCCGCGATCGTGCCCATCTGCGGCGCGCTCAAGGCTCCGCGCGATGAGCGCCGCACACTGTATGTGAGCCTCGTGGCCAAGGAAGCAGACCCGTATACGGCAGCGGTCACCCAGCTTCGGCACGTGCCGATCTGGACCTTCCATGGCGCCAAGGACACCTCGGTGCCACCGCATGACGACCGCGCGCTGTACCGCGCTGCAAAAGGCGTGGGTGCCAACCTGCGCTACAGCGAATATCCGGAAGGCAACCACAACGTCTGGGACGCGACCTACGCGGACCCGGCGATGTGGGAGTGGATGTTCAAGCAGCGCCTGCGCTGA
- the cydB gene encoding cytochrome d ubiquinol oxidase subunit II: protein MDMTTLLPVAWFAVIGFGVLMYVVLDGFVLGIGILAPFRKDEAQLDLMMNTAAPIWDGNETWLVLGGAGLLAAFPKAYAVILSALYLPVLLMVMALVFRGVAFEFRFKAHRSRRLWSNAFAAGSILATFAQGVILGALVQGLPIENDRYVGGVWGWFSPFAMLTGAALVFGYALLGSTWLILKTEGHVQQLARQLSRPLTISVLIFIGLVSAWLPSLQSHVMERWFNDAHYLWLMPVPVLVAVVGYALWRAAEPGRADTAPFLLAMGLFVLGFLGLVLGMWPYLVPPVYTLWQAAAPPSSQLFAMVGLVMLLPLILGYTVWSYRVFRGKITAQTGYHH from the coding sequence ATGGACATGACGACCCTCCTGCCGGTGGCGTGGTTTGCGGTGATCGGCTTCGGCGTGCTGATGTACGTGGTGCTGGACGGCTTCGTGCTCGGCATCGGCATCCTGGCGCCGTTCCGCAAGGACGAAGCGCAACTGGACCTGATGATGAACACCGCCGCGCCGATCTGGGACGGCAACGAAACCTGGCTGGTGCTGGGTGGGGCAGGGCTGCTGGCCGCCTTTCCCAAGGCCTATGCGGTGATCCTGTCGGCGCTGTATCTGCCGGTGTTGTTGATGGTGATGGCGCTGGTGTTCCGTGGGGTGGCGTTCGAGTTCCGCTTCAAGGCGCACCGCTCGCGGCGGCTGTGGAGCAATGCCTTCGCCGCCGGTTCGATCCTGGCCACCTTTGCGCAGGGCGTGATCCTGGGCGCGCTGGTGCAGGGCCTGCCGATCGAGAACGACCGCTATGTCGGCGGGGTCTGGGGCTGGTTCAGCCCGTTCGCGATGCTGACCGGTGCGGCCCTGGTGTTCGGCTATGCGTTGCTCGGCAGCACCTGGCTGATTCTCAAGACGGAGGGTCACGTGCAGCAGTTGGCGCGGCAGTTGAGCCGGCCATTGACCATCAGCGTGTTGATCTTCATCGGCCTGGTCAGCGCCTGGTTGCCGTCGCTGCAATCGCATGTGATGGAGCGCTGGTTCAACGATGCGCATTACCTGTGGTTGATGCCGGTGCCGGTGCTGGTTGCCGTGGTGGGCTATGCGCTGTGGCGCGCGGCCGAGCCGGGGCGAGCGGACACGGCGCCATTCCTGCTGGCGATGGGCTTGTTCGTGCTCGGCTTCCTGGGCCTGGTGCTGGGCATGTGGCCGTATCTGGTGCCGCCGGTCTACACCCTCTGGCAGGCGGCCGCGCCGCCGTCCTCGCAGCTGTTCGCGATGGTGGGGCTGGTGATGTTGCTGCCGCTGATCCTGGGCTACACGGTGTGGTCGTACCGGGTGTTCCGCGGCAAGATCACTGCCCAGACCGGTTATCACCATTGA
- a CDS encoding cytochrome ubiquinol oxidase subunit I has translation MDALLLSRIQFGFVIAFHVLFPAFTIGLSSLLAFLEWRWLRTRLPVWRELYFFWQKIFAVSFGMGVVSGIVMAFQFGANWPELSRIAGSVIGPLLSYEVLTAFFLEASFLGVMMFGWGRISERLHFFATCMVALGTLLSTFWILSSNSWLQTPAGYEVIDGIVHPVDWLKIIFNPSFPYRLAHMALGSFITTCFVVGAVGAWYLHRGVHREAGLRMLKLAVVFAAITVPLQIFVGDMHGLNTLKHQPMKIAAMEAHWHAEEPGKGFPLVVFALPNAQAERNDYALAIPRLGSLILTHSLDGSIAPLTSVPAHERPPVTPVFFAFRIMVGIGSLMLLVAWVSAFALWRGTLVQWRWLLATWRWMLPSGFIALISGWFVTEIGRQPYVVYGLLRTADAVGPQSALMTAISLSVYVAGYAFVFGWGIWYLVKIGKIGPTPHDAPQLDHGEHTPARPLSAADEPIDGAA, from the coding sequence ATGGACGCCTTGCTGCTGTCGCGGATCCAGTTCGGATTCGTCATCGCGTTCCACGTGCTGTTTCCTGCGTTCACCATCGGTCTCTCCAGCCTGCTGGCGTTCCTGGAATGGCGCTGGCTGCGCACCCGCCTGCCGGTCTGGCGCGAGCTGTATTTCTTCTGGCAGAAGATCTTCGCCGTGTCCTTCGGCATGGGCGTGGTCAGCGGCATCGTGATGGCCTTCCAGTTCGGCGCCAACTGGCCGGAACTGAGCCGGATTGCCGGCAGCGTGATCGGCCCGCTGCTGAGCTACGAGGTCCTCACCGCGTTCTTCCTGGAAGCGAGCTTCCTGGGCGTGATGATGTTTGGCTGGGGCCGCATTTCCGAGCGCCTGCACTTCTTCGCCACCTGCATGGTGGCACTGGGCACGCTGTTGTCCACGTTCTGGATTCTCTCCTCCAATAGCTGGCTGCAGACGCCGGCCGGATACGAGGTCATCGATGGGATCGTGCATCCGGTCGACTGGTTGAAGATCATCTTCAACCCCTCGTTTCCGTATCGGCTTGCGCATATGGCGCTGGGCTCGTTCATCACCACCTGTTTTGTGGTCGGCGCGGTGGGTGCCTGGTATCTGCACCGTGGCGTGCACCGCGAGGCGGGCCTGCGCATGCTCAAGCTGGCGGTGGTATTTGCGGCCATCACCGTGCCGCTGCAGATCTTCGTCGGCGACATGCATGGGTTGAATACGCTCAAGCATCAGCCGATGAAGATCGCGGCGATGGAGGCGCACTGGCACGCCGAAGAACCCGGCAAGGGATTTCCGCTGGTGGTCTTCGCATTGCCGAACGCGCAGGCCGAGCGCAACGATTACGCGCTGGCGATTCCGCGCCTGGGCAGCCTGATCCTGACCCACAGCCTGGATGGCAGCATCGCGCCGCTGACCTCGGTGCCGGCGCACGAGCGCCCGCCGGTGACGCCGGTGTTCTTCGCCTTCCGCATCATGGTCGGGATCGGCTCGCTGATGCTGCTGGTGGCCTGGGTGTCGGCGTTCGCGTTGTGGCGCGGCACGCTGGTGCAGTGGCGCTGGTTGCTGGCGACCTGGCGCTGGATGCTGCCGAGCGGCTTCATTGCGTTGATTTCCGGCTGGTTCGTCACCGAAATCGGCCGCCAGCCATACGTGGTCTACGGGCTGCTGCGCACTGCCGACGCAGTCGGCCCGCAATCGGCGTTGATGACCGCCATCTCGTTGTCGGTGTATGTGGCCGGCTACGCGTTCGTGTTCGGCTGGGGCATCTGGTACCTGGTCAAGATCGGCAAGATCGGGCCAACTCCGCACGATGCGCCGCAGCTAGACCATGGCGAACACACGCCTGCACGGCCGCTCTCGGCCGCCGACGAACCGATCGATGGAGCTGCCTGA
- a CDS encoding amino acid permease: MSLPTDPVAQNASTAAPALRHALKPRQLMMMGLGTAIGAGLFLGSGVGIQAAGPAVLLSYLIAGALVIIVMNALGEMAAAKPASGAFSVYAADAMGPTAGATVGWLWWFQVVVVIAAEAVGAAGLLATVWPALPVPLLALLFMATFTAINLLGVRNFGEFEFWFAILKVVAIVVFLLIGFALLAGWLPGVTSPGVSNFTQNGGFAPNGLAGVGAALLVVVFAFGGTEIVAVAAAETADPGRSLARTIRTVAWRILVFYIGSISVIVAVVPWTSKALGSPFAAVLEVARIPGAATAITLVAVVALLSALNANLYGASRMIFSLAQRGEAPRVLARTSREQVPLAAVIASVLFGFAAAALELLYPNKVLPVLLNIVGATCLLVWTISLLSQLILRARADRAGIALPFRMRGYPFLTVLALTILGVIFVLLASSAETRTQFLSMVGLTVAIAVVSEIARRIRRTH, translated from the coding sequence ATGTCGCTTCCGACCGATCCTGTTGCCCAGAACGCTTCGACCGCCGCGCCTGCGTTGCGCCATGCGCTCAAACCGCGGCAGTTGATGATGATGGGCCTGGGCACCGCCATCGGTGCCGGGCTGTTCCTGGGGTCGGGCGTCGGCATCCAGGCAGCCGGGCCGGCGGTGCTGCTGTCCTACCTGATCGCCGGTGCCCTGGTGATCATCGTGATGAACGCGCTGGGCGAGATGGCGGCGGCCAAGCCGGCCAGCGGCGCGTTCTCGGTATATGCGGCCGATGCGATGGGCCCGACCGCCGGCGCCACGGTGGGCTGGCTGTGGTGGTTCCAGGTGGTGGTGGTGATCGCAGCCGAGGCGGTCGGCGCCGCCGGCCTGCTCGCGACCGTCTGGCCGGCGTTGCCGGTGCCCTTGCTGGCGCTGCTGTTCATGGCGACCTTCACCGCGATCAACCTGTTGGGCGTGCGTAATTTCGGCGAATTCGAATTCTGGTTCGCCATTCTCAAGGTCGTGGCGATCGTGGTGTTCCTGTTGATCGGTTTCGCGCTGCTGGCCGGCTGGCTGCCCGGCGTGACCTCGCCGGGGGTGTCCAACTTCACCCAGAACGGCGGGTTTGCGCCCAATGGCCTGGCCGGCGTTGGCGCGGCCTTGCTGGTGGTGGTGTTCGCCTTTGGCGGCACCGAGATCGTGGCGGTGGCGGCGGCAGAAACCGCCGACCCCGGGCGCAGCCTGGCCCGCACCATCCGCACCGTGGCCTGGCGCATCCTGGTGTTCTACATCGGGTCGATCAGCGTGATCGTGGCGGTGGTGCCGTGGACCAGCAAGGCGCTCGGCTCGCCATTTGCCGCGGTGCTGGAGGTGGCGCGCATTCCCGGTGCGGCCACTGCGATCACCCTGGTGGCGGTGGTGGCGCTGCTGTCGGCGCTCAACGCTAATCTCTACGGCGCGTCGCGCATGATCTTCTCGCTGGCCCAGCGCGGCGAGGCGCCGCGCGTGCTCGCCAGGACCAGCCGCGAGCAGGTGCCGTTGGCGGCGGTGATCGCCAGCGTGTTGTTCGGCTTTGCGGCCGCCGCACTGGAGCTGCTGTATCCCAACAAGGTGTTGCCGGTGCTGCTCAATATCGTCGGTGCCACCTGCCTGCTGGTGTGGACGATCTCGCTGCTGTCGCAGCTGATCCTGCGCGCCCGCGCCGATCGCGCCGGCATCGCATTGCCGTTTCGGATGCGCGGCTATCCATTTCTGACCGTGCTGGCGTTGACGATCCTGGGCGTGATCTTCGTGCTGCTGGCCAGCTCGGCCGAGACGCGGACGCAGTTCCTGTCGATGGTGGGTCTGACCGTTGCCATTGCGGTGGTCAGCGAAATCGCCCGGCGGATCCGCCGCACGCACTAG
- a CDS encoding pectate lyase family protein yields the protein MTSKMLQGAVALALSACAAGAMAGPVGYGAATTGGGNKTPVNVATFEAMQAAIDGYSGSGGLVLNYTGKFDFGTIKDVCAQWKLPAKTVQIKNKSDVTIRGANGSAANFGLWVVGNANNIIIQNMTIGLLQGGEDADSISLEGNSSGSPSRIWVDHNTVFASLTKCSGAGDASFDGGIDMKKGVHHVTVSYNHVYNYQKVALNGFSDSDTKNSAARTTYHHNRFENVESRVPLQRRGLSHIYNNYFNNVTTSGINVRMGGVAKIESNYFENIKNPVTSRDSSEIGYWDLINNYVGSGITWGTPDGSKPYANATTWISSKVFPEPLGYTYTVTAAAQVKAKVIATAGAGKNLAE from the coding sequence ATGACCAGCAAGATGCTTCAGGGCGCCGTTGCGCTCGCACTGTCCGCCTGCGCTGCGGGCGCCATGGCCGGCCCGGTCGGCTACGGTGCCGCCACCACCGGCGGCGGCAACAAGACACCGGTCAATGTGGCCACCTTCGAAGCGATGCAGGCGGCAATCGACGGTTATTCCGGCAGCGGCGGGCTGGTGCTCAACTACACCGGCAAGTTCGACTTCGGCACCATCAAGGACGTCTGCGCGCAGTGGAAGCTGCCGGCCAAGACCGTGCAGATCAAGAACAAGAGCGATGTCACCATCAGGGGGGCGAATGGCTCGGCGGCCAACTTCGGTCTATGGGTGGTGGGCAACGCCAACAACATCATCATCCAGAACATGACCATCGGCCTGCTGCAGGGTGGCGAAGATGCCGACTCGATTTCGCTGGAGGGCAACTCCAGCGGCTCGCCGTCCAGGATCTGGGTCGACCACAACACCGTGTTCGCCTCGCTCACCAAGTGCTCCGGTGCCGGCGATGCCTCCTTCGATGGTGGCATCGACATGAAGAAGGGCGTGCACCACGTCACCGTGTCCTACAATCATGTCTATAACTATCAAAAGGTCGCGCTCAATGGTTTCAGCGACAGCGACACCAAGAATTCGGCGGCACGCACCACGTATCACCACAACCGCTTCGAGAATGTGGAGTCGCGCGTGCCGCTGCAGCGCCGTGGCCTGAGCCACATCTACAACAACTACTTCAACAACGTCACCACCTCCGGCATCAATGTGCGCATGGGCGGCGTGGCCAAGATCGAGTCCAACTACTTCGAGAACATCAAGAACCCGGTGACCTCGCGCGACAGCAGCGAGATCGGCTATTGGGACCTGATCAACAACTACGTGGGCAGCGGCATCACCTGGGGCACGCCGGACGGCAGCAAGCCGTACGCCAACGCCACCACCTGGATCAGCTCCAAGGTGTTCCCGGAACCACTGGGTTACACCTACACCGTCACCGCGGCCGCGCAGGTCAAGGCCAAGGTGATCGCCACCGCAGGGGCGGGCAAGAACCTGGCGGAGTGA
- a CDS encoding imm11 family protein, translating into MNQAEPTQTIHHNAPKKGEFYILRSDVRGGGRGHGVEFENEDAVPFSIADSLPGEDAGLAALKETPRLRYDSRIGDMPNDMHDGFKGYWLISELLKQVLEAADPEGFAFALCDFRLEDGTPGAPHYLCEVVRIIDAIDEEASTVKVLTGYPNGKYYRVAGGADLAFRKDMVGAAHVFRTPYTSDAFCDQFLRDTLIAQGFGKSPRTRGVWLIDAFGC; encoded by the coding sequence ATGAACCAAGCCGAGCCAACGCAAACGATTCATCACAACGCGCCGAAGAAGGGCGAGTTCTACATCCTCAGGTCCGACGTGCGTGGCGGCGGTCGTGGGCATGGCGTGGAGTTCGAGAACGAGGATGCGGTGCCGTTTTCCATTGCTGACAGCCTGCCTGGAGAGGACGCTGGCCTGGCTGCATTGAAGGAAACCCCGCGCCTGCGCTACGACAGTCGCATCGGCGATATGCCGAATGACATGCACGATGGATTCAAAGGTTACTGGCTGATCTCCGAACTGCTGAAGCAGGTGCTCGAGGCAGCAGACCCGGAGGGGTTTGCCTTTGCGCTATGCGACTTCCGATTGGAAGACGGTACGCCCGGGGCACCACACTATCTTTGCGAAGTGGTGAGGATTATCGACGCCATTGATGAAGAAGCATCTACCGTCAAGGTGTTGACTGGGTATCCAAATGGGAAATATTACAGAGTTGCTGGCGGTGCCGATCTTGCATTCAGGAAAGACATGGTCGGGGCCGCGCATGTTTTCAGGACACCCTATACATCAGATGCTTTTTGCGATCAGTTCTTGCGCGATACCTTGATCGCGCAAGGGTTTGGCAAATCGCCCAGGACACGCGGCGTCTGGTTGATAGACGCTTTCGGTTGCTGA
- a CDS encoding DUF1629 domain-containing protein, whose product MNGTQKLQVSAQNNPQKGEFYILMPDLEYGPELGVVFENVKKLLIPPRLILRPNEGGFPPLPERPRLIYDPSKGVMPKDMEAGFSGYWLVSERLHQVFSIIDPEGFSFVECDFLMADGTQGPKYFLCDVVRVLDALDEENSKVEIEVSDDFVNGKFYDLTGGASLAFRKDVIGDSHVFRMPFSADYYVICDRVLLDAVHGAGIGIKGASDGLWFRDAADWKDA is encoded by the coding sequence ATGAACGGAACCCAAAAACTGCAAGTGAGTGCTCAGAATAATCCGCAAAAAGGCGAGTTCTACATCCTGATGCCGGATCTTGAATATGGCCCCGAACTCGGGGTTGTGTTCGAAAACGTGAAAAAACTGCTCATTCCTCCCCGATTGATTCTGAGGCCAAATGAAGGTGGCTTTCCTCCGCTTCCAGAGAGGCCGCGTCTCATCTACGACCCATCGAAAGGCGTTATGCCTAAAGACATGGAAGCCGGTTTCAGTGGCTATTGGCTCGTGTCCGAGCGTTTACATCAGGTATTCTCAATCATCGATCCAGAGGGCTTTAGCTTCGTAGAGTGCGATTTCCTGATGGCCGATGGCACCCAGGGTCCTAAATACTTCTTGTGCGATGTCGTGCGAGTTCTGGATGCGCTCGATGAGGAAAATTCAAAAGTCGAGATAGAAGTTAGCGACGATTTCGTTAACGGAAAATTTTACGATCTAACTGGTGGCGCGAGCTTGGCTTTTCGAAAGGATGTGATCGGAGATTCTCATGTATTTAGGATGCCTTTCTCTGCTGACTACTATGTAATCTGCGACCGCGTGCTGCTGGATGCGGTGCATGGCGCTGGTATTGGGATAAAAGGGGCTTCTGACGGACTTTGGTTTCGAGACGCTGCTGATTGGAAAGACGCTTAG
- a CDS encoding proline iminopeptidase-family hydrolase, with the protein MQSTEGYVEFRGYRTWYRITGDLRSDACPLVVAHGGPGCTHDYVDSFKDLTASGRAVIHYDQLGNGRSTHLPNADPAFWTVGLFLDELQRLIEHLGLSQYALLGQSWGGMLAAEHAVRRPSGLRALVIANSPASMGLWRAAALRLRGGLPEQVQAALDEHEAAGTLDHPAYRAASQAFYARHVCRVLPWPEEVARTFAAIEADPTVYHAMNGPTEFHVVGSLRNWSIIERLHRITAPTLVLSGKYDEATPETVEPYARLIPDAHWHVFANSSHMPHVEERAACMRLVGDFLDDHTPWPGRERVQVPALVARTV; encoded by the coding sequence ATGCAGTCCACCGAGGGTTACGTCGAATTTCGCGGCTATCGCACCTGGTACCGCATCACCGGCGACCTGCGCAGCGATGCCTGTCCGCTGGTGGTTGCCCACGGCGGTCCGGGATGCACGCACGACTATGTCGACAGCTTCAAGGATCTGACCGCCAGCGGGCGTGCCGTGATTCATTACGACCAGCTCGGCAATGGCCGCTCCACCCACCTTCCCAATGCCGACCCTGCGTTCTGGACGGTGGGCCTGTTTCTGGATGAACTGCAGCGCCTGATCGAGCATCTGGGGCTGTCGCAGTACGCGTTGCTTGGTCAGTCCTGGGGCGGGATGCTTGCGGCCGAGCACGCGGTGCGTCGGCCCAGCGGGCTGCGTGCGCTGGTGATCGCCAATTCACCGGCCTCCATGGGCCTGTGGCGTGCGGCCGCACTGCGCCTGCGCGGCGGCCTGCCCGAGCAGGTGCAGGCGGCACTGGACGAGCACGAGGCCGCCGGCACGCTGGACCACCCAGCGTATCGGGCGGCAAGCCAGGCGTTCTACGCGCGTCATGTGTGCCGGGTGCTGCCATGGCCCGAGGAAGTGGCGCGCACCTTTGCCGCCATCGAGGCCGATCCCACCGTGTATCACGCCATGAATGGCCCCACCGAATTCCACGTGGTCGGTAGCCTGCGCAACTGGAGCATCATCGAGCGCCTGCATCGCATCACCGCGCCCACGCTGGTGCTGTCGGGCAAGTACGACGAAGCCACGCCGGAAACCGTGGAGCCGTATGCGCGGTTGATTCCGGACGCGCATTGGCACGTGTTCGCCAACTCCAGCCACATGCCGCACGTGGAAGAACGCGCAGCCTGCATGCGCCTGGTCGGCGATTTCCTCGATGACCACACGCCCTGGCCCGGCCGGGAACGTGTGCAGGTACCAGCACTGGTCGCGCGCACAGTCTGA